The proteins below are encoded in one region of Pseudomonas putida NBRC 14164:
- a CDS encoding efflux RND transporter permease subunit encodes MFERLIQFAIEQRLVVMLAVVLMAAVGIHSYQKLPIDAVPDITNVQVQINTAAPGYSPLETEQRITFAIETAMAGLPGLKQTRSLSRSGLSQVTVIFDDGTDLFFARQLVNERLQVAREQLPEGIEAGMGPISTGLGEIFLWTVEAEQGALKEDGTPYTLTDLRVIQDWIIKPQLRNVPGVAEVNSIGGHAKQYLIAPEPKRLAAYKLTLNDLIAALERNNGNVGAGYIERNGEQLLIRAPGQVTSAEDIANIVISSVDGTPIRVSHVAEVGLGEELRSGAATENGREVVLGTVFMLVGENSRTVSQAVAAKLVEINRNLPKGVVAVTVYDRTNLVEKAIATVKKNLIEGAILVIAVLFLFLGNIRAALITAMVIPLSMLFTFTGMFSNKVSANLMSLGALDFGIIVDGAVVIVENAIRRLAHAQQRHGRMLTRSERFHEVFAAAREARRPLIYGQLIIMVVYLPIFALTGVEGKMFHPMAFTVVMALLGAMILSVTFVPAAIALFVTGKVKEEEGLVMRTARQRYAPVLAWVLGRRKLAFAAAASLVVLSGVMASRMGSEFIPSLSEGDFALQALRVPGTSLSQSVDMQQRLEQAIIAQVPEVERVFARTGTAEIASDPMPPNISDAYVMLRPREQWVDPGKPRDELIAEVQRAAASVPGSNHELSQPIQLRFNELISGVRSDVAVKLFGDDMDVLNRTAAQIASSLQGVAGASEVKVEQTSGLPVLTIDIDRDKAARHGLNVGDVQDAIAIAVGGRTAGTLYEGDRRFDMVVRLPETLRTDVDGLSSLLIPVPASAAVGAAQIGFIPLSQVATLNLQLGPNQVSREDGKRVVVVSANVRGRDLGSFVADAEQTLIQQVQIPPGYWTRWGGQFEQLQSATERLQVVVPVALLLVMALLLMMFNNLRDGLLVFTGIPFALTGGVLALWLRDIPLSISAGVGFIALSGVAVLNGLVMIAFIRSLREEGRPLRVAVEEGALTRLRPVLMTALVASLGFIPMALATGTGAEVQRPLATVVIGGILSSTALTLLVLPALYQWAYRREEAQEG; translated from the coding sequence ATGTTCGAACGCCTGATCCAATTTGCCATCGAGCAGCGCCTGGTGGTGATGCTGGCCGTGGTCCTGATGGCCGCGGTGGGTATCCACAGCTACCAGAAACTGCCGATCGACGCTGTACCGGACATCACCAACGTCCAGGTGCAGATCAACACCGCCGCGCCTGGCTACTCGCCGCTGGAGACCGAGCAGCGCATCACCTTCGCCATCGAGACCGCCATGGCCGGCCTGCCAGGGCTGAAGCAGACCCGCTCGCTGTCGCGTTCGGGCCTGTCTCAGGTCACGGTGATTTTCGATGACGGCACCGACCTGTTCTTCGCCCGCCAGTTGGTCAACGAGCGCCTGCAAGTGGCCCGTGAGCAATTGCCCGAAGGCATAGAAGCGGGCATGGGGCCGATCTCCACCGGGCTGGGCGAAATCTTCCTGTGGACCGTGGAGGCCGAACAGGGCGCACTCAAGGAGGATGGCACCCCGTACACCCTGACCGACCTGCGGGTGATCCAGGACTGGATCATCAAGCCGCAGTTGCGCAATGTGCCGGGGGTGGCCGAAGTGAACAGCATCGGTGGCCATGCCAAGCAGTACCTGATTGCACCGGAGCCCAAGCGGCTGGCGGCCTATAAGCTCACCCTCAACGACCTGATCGCGGCCCTGGAGCGTAACAACGGTAACGTTGGCGCCGGTTACATCGAACGCAATGGCGAGCAGTTGCTGATCCGGGCACCGGGCCAGGTGACCTCGGCCGAAGACATCGCCAATATCGTCATTTCCAGTGTTGATGGCACGCCGATTCGCGTCAGCCATGTGGCCGAGGTTGGCCTGGGCGAAGAACTGCGCTCAGGCGCGGCCACCGAAAACGGTCGGGAAGTGGTGCTGGGCACGGTATTCATGCTGGTTGGCGAGAACAGCCGCACAGTGTCCCAGGCCGTTGCCGCCAAACTGGTCGAGATCAACCGCAACCTGCCCAAGGGTGTGGTAGCGGTGACCGTGTATGACCGCACCAACCTGGTGGAAAAAGCCATCGCCACAGTGAAGAAGAACCTGATCGAAGGCGCGATTCTGGTCATCGCCGTGCTGTTCCTGTTCCTGGGCAACATCCGCGCCGCACTGATCACCGCCATGGTCATCCCGCTGTCGATGCTGTTCACCTTCACCGGCATGTTCAGCAACAAGGTCAGCGCCAACCTGATGAGCCTGGGGGCACTGGACTTTGGCATCATCGTCGACGGCGCCGTGGTTATCGTGGAAAACGCCATCCGCCGCCTGGCCCATGCACAGCAACGCCACGGCCGCATGCTGACCCGCAGCGAGCGCTTCCATGAAGTGTTCGCCGCCGCCCGCGAGGCGCGTCGGCCACTGATCTACGGGCAGTTGATCATCATGGTGGTGTACCTGCCGATCTTTGCCCTGACCGGGGTCGAGGGCAAGATGTTCCACCCCATGGCCTTTACCGTGGTCATGGCCCTGCTCGGCGCCATGATCCTTTCGGTCACGTTCGTGCCGGCGGCCATCGCCCTGTTCGTCACCGGCAAGGTCAAGGAGGAGGAAGGCCTGGTGATGCGCACGGCGCGTCAGCGCTATGCCCCGGTGCTGGCCTGGGTGCTGGGCCGGCGCAAGCTGGCGTTTGCCGCCGCGGCTAGCTTGGTGGTGCTGTCCGGGGTCATGGCCAGCCGCATGGGCAGCGAGTTCATCCCCAGCCTCAGCGAGGGCGACTTTGCCTTGCAGGCCCTGCGCGTACCGGGTACCAGCCTGTCGCAGTCGGTCGACATGCAGCAGCGCCTGGAGCAGGCGATCATCGCCCAGGTGCCGGAAGTGGAGCGGGTGTTCGCCCGTACCGGTACTGCCGAGATCGCCTCCGACCCGATGCCACCGAACATCTCCGACGCCTATGTGATGTTGCGCCCGCGCGAGCAGTGGGTAGACCCCGGCAAGCCGCGTGACGAACTGATCGCCGAGGTACAACGTGCTGCCGCCAGCGTGCCGGGCAGCAACCACGAGCTGTCGCAGCCGATCCAGTTGCGCTTCAACGAGCTGATTTCCGGGGTGCGCAGCGATGTGGCGGTGAAGTTGTTCGGTGATGACATGGATGTGCTCAACCGTACCGCCGCGCAGATCGCCAGCAGCCTGCAGGGGGTAGCGGGTGCGTCCGAGGTGAAGGTCGAGCAGACCAGCGGCCTGCCGGTGCTGACCATCGACATCGACCGCGACAAGGCGGCTCGCCATGGCCTGAACGTGGGCGACGTGCAGGACGCCATCGCCATTGCCGTGGGTGGCCGCACCGCGGGCACGCTGTATGAAGGTGACCGGCGCTTCGACATGGTGGTGCGCTTGCCGGAAACCTTGCGCACGGATGTGGACGGGCTTTCCAGCCTGCTGATTCCGGTACCGGCCAGTGCTGCAGTGGGCGCTGCGCAAATCGGCTTTATCCCGCTGTCGCAGGTGGCCACGTTGAACCTGCAACTGGGGCCTAACCAGGTCAGCCGCGAGGATGGCAAGCGGGTGGTGGTGGTCAGTGCCAACGTACGTGGGCGTGACCTGGGCTCGTTTGTGGCGGATGCCGAGCAGACGCTGATCCAGCAGGTGCAGATTCCGCCGGGTTACTGGACACGCTGGGGTGGCCAGTTCGAACAGCTGCAATCGGCAACCGAGCGCCTGCAGGTGGTGGTGCCGGTGGCCCTGCTGCTGGTCATGGCGCTGTTGCTGATGATGTTCAACAACCTCAGGGATGGCCTGCTGGTGTTCACCGGGATTCCGTTTGCCCTGACTGGCGGGGTGCTGGCGCTGTGGCTGCGGGATATTCCGTTGTCCATTTCAGCGGGCGTGGGGTTCATTGCCTTGTCGGGGGTGGCGGTGCTGAACGGGCTGGTGATGATCGCCTTTATCCGTAGCCTGCGCGAAGAAGGGCGCCCGTTGCGGGTGGCGGTGGAGGAGGGCGCGCTGACGCGCTTGCGGCCGGTGCTGATGACGGCGCTGGTGGCTTCGCTGGGGTTCATTCCCATGGCGTTGGCGACCGGGACCGGGGCTGAGGTGCAGCGGCCGTTGGCGACGGTGGTGATCGGCGGGATCTTGTCTTCTACCGCGTTGACGTTGCTGGTGTTGCCGGCGTTGTATCAGTGGGCGTATCGGCGCGAAGAGGCGCAGGAGGGCTGA
- a CDS encoding MFS transporter: protein MSAPHEVSPATLRRVIAASAIGNFVEWFDFAVYGFLATLIASQFFASEDASVALLKTFAVFAVAFALRPLGGIVFGALGDRLGRKRILSLTILLMAGSTTLIGLLPTYASIGLAAPVLLTLARCLQGFSAGGEYAGACAYLMEHAPNHRRAFYGSFVPVSTFSAFACAAVIAYGLEASLSAEAMNAWGWRVPFLIAAPLGLVGLYLRWRMEETPAFREALAQGKEHEHSPLKHTLRHHGRVIRNLGAFISLTALSFYMFTTYFATYLQLVGNLTRAQSLLVTTVALLFAAVGCPLAGAFSDRVGRRKTIGFTCLWVMLCVFPAYWLASSGSMSGALLGVILLAVGALCSGVVTAALLSESFPTRTRYTASAITYNVAYTLFGGTAPLVATWLIGQTGSSLAPAFYLVVIALVALVGGLALPETSRISLHDEVGADAVRPGVRSTI, encoded by the coding sequence ATGTCCGCACCTCATGAGGTATCCCCCGCCACCCTGCGCAGGGTGATCGCCGCCTCGGCCATCGGCAATTTCGTCGAATGGTTCGACTTCGCCGTGTATGGTTTTCTCGCCACCCTGATCGCCAGCCAGTTCTTTGCCAGCGAAGACGCCAGCGTGGCTTTGCTCAAGACGTTTGCGGTGTTCGCCGTGGCCTTCGCTCTTCGCCCGCTGGGCGGCATCGTGTTCGGGGCGCTGGGAGACCGCCTGGGGCGCAAGCGCATCCTGTCGCTGACCATCCTCTTGATGGCCGGCTCCACCACCCTGATCGGCCTGCTGCCGACCTACGCCAGCATCGGCCTGGCAGCCCCCGTGCTGCTGACCCTGGCGCGCTGCCTGCAGGGGTTTTCTGCCGGTGGCGAGTACGCGGGGGCCTGCGCCTACCTGATGGAGCACGCGCCCAACCACAGGCGTGCCTTCTACGGCAGCTTCGTGCCGGTTTCGACCTTTTCCGCCTTCGCCTGCGCCGCGGTGATCGCCTATGGGCTGGAAGCCAGCCTGTCGGCCGAGGCAATGAATGCCTGGGGCTGGCGCGTTCCGTTCCTGATCGCCGCACCGCTGGGGTTGGTTGGCCTGTACCTGCGCTGGCGCATGGAGGAAACACCGGCATTTCGCGAAGCCCTCGCCCAGGGCAAGGAGCATGAGCATTCGCCGCTCAAACACACCCTGCGTCACCATGGCCGGGTCATTCGCAACCTGGGGGCTTTCATCTCGCTGACCGCGCTGTCGTTCTATATGTTCACCACCTACTTCGCCACCTACCTGCAACTGGTGGGCAACCTGACCCGCGCGCAGTCGCTGCTGGTAACCACCGTGGCGCTGCTGTTCGCCGCTGTCGGCTGCCCGCTGGCCGGGGCATTCTCGGACCGGGTGGGGCGGCGCAAGACCATTGGCTTTACCTGCCTGTGGGTGATGCTGTGCGTGTTCCCGGCGTACTGGCTGGCCAGCTCGGGCTCGATGTCCGGCGCACTGCTGGGGGTGATCCTGCTGGCGGTAGGGGCCTTGTGCAGTGGCGTGGTGACCGCAGCGTTGCTGTCGGAGAGCTTCCCCACCCGCACCCGCTATACCGCTTCGGCGATTACCTACAACGTGGCCTATACCCTTTTTGGCGGTACCGCGCCGCTGGTGGCGACCTGGCTGATCGGGCAGACCGGCAGCAGCCTGGCACCGGCGTTTTACCTGGTGGTGATTGCGCTGGTGGCGTTGGTGGGCGGGTTGGCGTTGCCGGAGACTTCGCGGATTTCGTTGCATGATGAGGTGGGAGCGGATGCTGTACGGCCTGGAGTCCGTAGTACCATCTGA
- a CDS encoding ParA family protein: MRRVVFNQKGGVGKSSIACNLAAASAAEGYRTLLVDLDPQANATYYLTGLVNDAIPAGIADFFRQTLSPVTAAGKKHRVAITETRYSNLHLVTASPDLSDLQSKLESKFKINKLRKLLVELGEDYERIYIDTPPALNFYTFSALVAAERLLIPFDCDSFSRQALHSVMAEVEELRQDHNPALQVEGVVVNQFAGRTALHQTLVDQLRSEGLPVLPVYLSNSIKMRESHQASVPLVHLAPRHKLALEFVDLLDVLERAA, encoded by the coding sequence ATGCGTCGTGTGGTTTTCAATCAGAAAGGTGGCGTCGGCAAGTCCAGCATCGCCTGCAACCTCGCCGCTGCCAGTGCCGCCGAGGGGTATCGGACCTTGCTGGTCGACCTCGACCCGCAGGCCAATGCCACTTACTACCTGACCGGCCTGGTCAACGACGCCATTCCTGCCGGCATCGCCGATTTCTTCCGCCAGACCCTGTCACCGGTCACGGCGGCCGGCAAGAAGCACCGGGTGGCGATCACCGAAACCCGCTACAGCAACCTGCACCTGGTCACCGCCAGCCCCGACCTCAGCGACCTGCAAAGCAAGCTGGAGAGCAAGTTCAAGATCAACAAGCTGCGCAAGTTGCTGGTGGAACTGGGCGAGGATTACGAGCGGATCTACATCGACACCCCGCCGGCGCTCAATTTCTACACCTTCAGCGCGCTTGTTGCGGCAGAGCGCCTGCTGATCCCGTTCGACTGCGACAGCTTCTCGCGTCAGGCCCTGCACAGTGTCATGGCCGAGGTCGAGGAACTGCGCCAGGACCACAACCCGGCGTTGCAGGTAGAAGGTGTGGTGGTCAACCAGTTCGCCGGGCGCACCGCCCTGCACCAGACCCTGGTCGACCAGTTGCGCAGCGAAGGCCTGCCGGTGCTGCCGGTGTACCTGAGCAATTCGATCAAGATGCGTGAATCGCACCAGGCGTCAGTGCCGTTGGTGCACCTGGCGCCTCGGCACAAGCTGGCGCTGGAGTTTGTCGATTTGCTGGATGTGCTGGAGCGGGCGGCCTGA
- a CDS encoding DUF2946 family protein, whose amino-acid sequence MKITRHTRTLTAWTLYASVLFSLLLCGLHHGQMGGLRLAGLEGGFCSVNSEHGVAIDLDGAGGDQHMAQLDCPVCSSFGLAVPLSSGGWSFTPAQVVATSPIVVRSWAQPPPRYQRPALNPRASPTVSPAAVLHLA is encoded by the coding sequence ATGAAAATCACCCGGCACACTCGCACGCTGACTGCATGGACGCTCTACGCCAGCGTCCTGTTCAGCCTGTTGCTGTGCGGCCTGCACCACGGTCAGATGGGTGGCCTGCGCCTGGCCGGCCTGGAAGGCGGCTTCTGCTCGGTCAACAGCGAACACGGCGTGGCCATCGACCTGGACGGTGCCGGCGGTGACCAGCACATGGCCCAGCTCGACTGCCCGGTGTGCTCCTCGTTTGGCCTGGCCGTACCGCTCAGCAGCGGTGGCTGGTCGTTCACCCCGGCGCAAGTCGTGGCCACCTCGCCCATCGTCGTGCGCAGCTGGGCACAACCGCCGCCGCGCTACCAACGCCCCGCCCTCAACCCCCGCGCCTCCCCCACAGTCTCCCCCGCAGCCGTACTTCATCTCGCCTGA
- a CDS encoding TonB-dependent receptor: MLRKTSLVLLMGTCSFACAETAPVELGATTIDGERDAASGVQLDEPIRTGSRLGLTARETPASVSVSDRRLIEERGAKDSQDVVNAMTGVNASANPGFGGFVAYRGFTQNQVTQLYNGINLGYSSATRPVDAWVLDRVELIGGPSSFLHGAGAVGGSINYITKLASRDQQIIDGRIRYGSFDDSEVAFGINQALASNPADAHHFARLDFSRGHGNGFVDRNERHNDSLAFSLLSDLAPNLTHTLALEYQEDREDSPYWGSPILPGRSTMKIDNSRRFENYNVADGRYEQRVRWLRSILDYQISDSTSVQNTLYHYNAQRDYRNLERYAYTSDGQVQRSSPYLQRHDQNLLGDRIELRHDNQLLGLASQWSLGLEYSRMRQTLYPTSSSWSDVVDAEQFAPGSFDDIPGVNAGLTKQRHHEVINRAVFAENRLQLTERLALLTALRYDYLDMEVTNYGAVTPTSPAYFERRWEPLSGRIGLTYALTPSASVYVQYSSSADLPAGSLAAATYSNVGLFDLSKGEQWEVGSKFDFLDGRGAATLALYQIVRKDFAVRDSNDANLTVQAGQQTSRGVELSGRLQVTPKLLAEANYAYVDAQYDEFNEAVNGISVSRKGNAPTNVPANVANLWLTYSLSPAWSVGADGRYVGSVYADNANSLKAPAYTLFGAFARYRLDEHTTLTGRVRNLTDEVYAKQAYNSQYYMGPPRTFELALDMRF; this comes from the coding sequence ATGCTTCGCAAGACCTCCCTGGTGCTCCTCATGGGCACCTGCAGCTTTGCCTGCGCTGAAACCGCCCCTGTCGAACTCGGCGCCACCACCATCGACGGCGAACGCGACGCCGCCAGCGGCGTGCAGCTGGACGAGCCGATCCGGACCGGTTCGCGCCTTGGCCTGACCGCGCGGGAAACGCCCGCCTCGGTCAGCGTCTCGGACCGCCGCCTGATCGAAGAACGCGGCGCCAAAGACAGCCAGGACGTGGTCAACGCCATGACCGGCGTCAACGCCTCCGCCAACCCGGGCTTTGGCGGCTTCGTCGCCTATCGCGGCTTTACCCAGAACCAGGTCACCCAGTTGTACAACGGCATCAACCTGGGCTACAGCAGCGCCACCCGGCCAGTGGACGCCTGGGTACTCGACCGCGTCGAGCTGATTGGAGGGCCGTCTTCGTTTCTGCATGGCGCAGGCGCAGTGGGCGGCTCGATCAACTACATCACCAAGCTCGCCAGCCGCGACCAGCAGATCATTGACGGGCGTATCCGCTATGGCAGTTTCGACGACAGCGAGGTGGCGTTCGGTATCAACCAGGCGCTGGCCAGCAACCCCGCCGATGCCCACCATTTCGCGCGTCTGGACTTCAGCCGCGGGCATGGTAACGGCTTCGTCGACCGCAACGAACGGCACAACGACAGCCTGGCCTTTTCGCTGCTAAGCGACCTGGCACCCAACCTCACCCACACCCTGGCGCTGGAGTATCAGGAAGACCGCGAAGACAGCCCCTACTGGGGCTCACCGATCCTGCCCGGGCGCAGCACGATGAAGATCGACAACAGCCGCCGCTTCGAAAACTACAACGTAGCCGACGGCCGCTATGAGCAACGGGTGCGCTGGCTACGCTCGATCCTCGACTACCAGATCAGCGACAGCACCAGCGTGCAGAACACCCTGTACCACTACAACGCCCAGCGCGATTACCGCAACCTTGAACGCTACGCCTATACCAGCGATGGCCAGGTGCAGCGCAGCAGCCCTTACCTGCAGCGCCACGACCAGAACCTGCTGGGCGACCGCATCGAGCTGCGCCACGATAACCAGTTGCTCGGCCTGGCCAGCCAATGGTCGCTGGGGCTGGAGTACTCGCGCATGCGCCAGACCCTCTACCCCACCTCCAGCAGCTGGAGCGACGTGGTCGACGCCGAGCAGTTCGCCCCCGGCAGCTTCGATGACATCCCCGGGGTGAATGCCGGCCTGACCAAGCAACGCCACCACGAGGTCATCAACCGCGCAGTGTTCGCCGAAAACCGCTTGCAGCTGACCGAGCGCCTGGCCCTGCTGACCGCCCTGCGCTACGACTACCTGGACATGGAAGTGACCAACTACGGCGCGGTAACGCCCACCTCGCCGGCCTATTTCGAACGACGCTGGGAACCGCTGTCCGGGCGCATCGGCCTGACCTATGCGTTGACACCTTCGGCCAGCGTGTACGTGCAGTACAGCTCTTCGGCCGATTTACCGGCCGGTTCGCTGGCAGCGGCGACCTACTCCAACGTCGGGCTGTTCGACCTGTCCAAGGGCGAGCAGTGGGAAGTGGGCAGCAAGTTCGACTTCCTCGACGGGCGCGGTGCGGCCACGCTGGCGCTGTACCAGATCGTGCGCAAGGACTTTGCCGTGCGCGACTCGAACGACGCCAACCTAACAGTCCAGGCCGGGCAGCAGACCTCACGCGGCGTCGAACTGTCCGGGCGCTTGCAGGTAACGCCGAAACTGCTGGCCGAGGCCAACTATGCCTATGTCGATGCGCAGTACGATGAGTTCAACGAGGCGGTCAACGGCATATCGGTTTCACGCAAGGGCAATGCACCGACCAACGTGCCGGCCAACGTCGCCAACCTGTGGCTGACCTACAGCCTGTCGCCGGCATGGTCGGTGGGCGCGGACGGGCGCTACGTGGGCTCGGTGTATGCCGACAACGCCAACAGCCTCAAGGCCCCGGCCTACACCCTGTTCGGCGCGTTCGCCCGCTACCGGCTGGATGAACACACCACGCTGACCGGGCGGGTGCGCAACCTGACCGATGAGGTATATGCCAAGCAGGCCTACAACAGCCAGTACTACATGGGGCCGCCGCGCACTTTCGAGCTGGCGCTGGACATGCGCTTCTGA
- a CDS encoding sensor domain-containing diguanylate cyclase: MPHAKHGLRLDLRTLILVLCALTALVMLCASYFASYRVQRQLLIDHALEANRVYAMKLASITETFIGNAQQQLAFSAGVQGRQLGDAAALQVETDRVLGQSMAFNSTFVIDANGVLLAVSPAPLRHLVGSHVQSPGAQEALQERRPLVSTPYLSAADNLVVALSQPVFDSNGRYMGYVGGSLYLRERNILNSLLGEHFYKDGSYLYVVDRNRRLLYHPDSERVGTVVEGNALIDQLATLNNGTRQLTNSQGVEMLAGFATVPSAGWGVVAQQPLTQTVMPLNHLILNVVGTSAPLALVGCLLLWWLAMTIARPLWQLAAGARAMDRAGTAERLHRVRAWYFEAAELKRALLIGLNLLQERIGRLNRDAQTDPLTGLGNRRSLEFSLSLLEAEGRAFAAIVLDIDHFKQVNDNHGHEVGDQVLRRLAELMRRCCREGDLLCRTGGEEFLMLLPGASLDVAAVVAERLRVTVQDTPVQPVGAVTVSLGVARWDGEAGSGPMDALSEADRALYQAKQEGRNRVAIA, encoded by the coding sequence TTGCCACACGCCAAGCACGGATTGCGCCTGGATCTACGCACACTCATTCTGGTGCTCTGCGCCCTCACCGCCCTGGTCATGCTGTGCGCCAGCTATTTCGCCAGCTACCGGGTGCAGCGCCAGCTGCTGATCGACCACGCCCTGGAAGCCAACCGGGTGTATGCGATGAAGCTGGCCAGCATCACCGAAACCTTCATCGGCAACGCCCAGCAGCAATTGGCCTTCAGCGCCGGCGTACAAGGCCGGCAGCTGGGCGATGCCGCTGCGCTGCAAGTGGAGACCGACCGTGTACTGGGCCAGAGCATGGCTTTCAACTCCACCTTCGTGATCGATGCCAACGGCGTGCTGCTGGCAGTATCCCCTGCCCCGCTACGGCACCTGGTCGGCAGTCACGTACAGTCGCCCGGCGCTCAGGAAGCATTGCAAGAACGCCGCCCGCTGGTTTCCACACCCTACCTTTCGGCGGCCGACAACCTGGTGGTGGCGCTGTCGCAACCCGTTTTCGACAGCAACGGTCGCTACATGGGGTATGTCGGTGGCAGCCTGTACCTGCGTGAACGCAACATCCTCAACAGCTTGCTGGGCGAACATTTCTACAAGGACGGTTCGTACCTGTATGTGGTCGACCGCAACCGCCGCCTGCTGTATCACCCCGATAGCGAACGGGTCGGCACAGTGGTGGAGGGCAATGCGCTGATCGACCAGCTGGCGACCCTAAACAACGGTACCCGCCAACTGACCAACAGCCAGGGTGTGGAAATGCTCGCCGGGTTTGCCACTGTACCCAGCGCCGGCTGGGGGGTAGTGGCGCAGCAACCGCTGACGCAGACGGTGATGCCACTGAACCACCTGATCCTCAACGTGGTAGGCACTTCTGCGCCACTGGCGCTGGTGGGCTGCCTGCTGCTGTGGTGGCTGGCCATGACCATCGCCCGGCCGCTGTGGCAACTGGCTGCCGGTGCCCGAGCGATGGACCGTGCTGGCACCGCCGAGCGCTTGCATCGCGTGCGGGCCTGGTACTTCGAGGCAGCCGAACTCAAGCGCGCCCTGTTGATCGGGCTGAACCTGCTGCAGGAGCGCATCGGCCGGCTCAACCGTGACGCCCAGACCGACCCGCTGACGGGCCTGGGCAACCGCCGCAGCCTGGAATTCAGCCTGTCATTGCTGGAAGCCGAAGGCCGCGCCTTTGCGGCCATCGTGCTGGACATCGACCATTTCAAACAGGTCAATGACAACCATGGGCACGAGGTCGGCGACCAGGTGCTGCGCCGCCTGGCAGAGCTGATGCGCCGCTGCTGCCGCGAGGGCGACCTGCTGTGCCGCACCGGCGGCGAGGAATTCTTGATGCTGCTGCCGGGGGCCAGCCTGGACGTGGCCGCCGTGGTGGCCGAGCGGCTGCGGGTCACGGTGCAGGATACGCCCGTGCAGCCGGTGGGCGCGGTGACGGTTTCGCTGGGGGTGGCACGCTGGGATGGCGAGGCTGGCAGCGGGCCCATGGACGCATTAAGCGAGGCGGACCGGGCGCTTTACCAGGCCAAGCAGGAGGGGCGTAACCGGGTAGCTATTGCCTGA
- a CDS encoding efflux RND transporter periplasmic adaptor subunit, with translation MTNPRKVALLVAAIAALGLGGLAWTGNLGQASNAQARHDDHGEDSHGHGSEKAAEGHAEEGHGEEEGQLHLSIAQIEAAGVQLAAAGPRELGTAFSFPGEIRFDEDRTAHVVPRVPGVVEAVQAELGQAVKRGQVLAVIASQQISDLRSEQQAAQRRFELARLTFQREQQLWQERISAEQDYLQARQVLQEAEIALANARQKVAAVGPAGAGNRYELRAPFDAVVVEKHLTVGEVVDETSNAFTLSDLSRVWATFAVAPRDLDKVVTCRNVTVSAPDLGAQVEGKVNYVGSLLGEQNRAATVRATLANPNGAWRPGLFVNIAVSVERFNAAVVVPESALQTWEEQTVVFARTEEGFEARPVKAGRRDAGHVEITSGLAAGTQVAAAGSFVLKSELGKGSAEHSH, from the coding sequence ATGACTAACCCACGCAAAGTAGCCCTTCTGGTCGCCGCCATCGCCGCGCTCGGCCTGGGCGGGCTGGCCTGGACCGGCAACCTCGGCCAGGCGTCGAATGCGCAGGCCCGGCACGACGACCATGGCGAAGACAGCCACGGCCATGGTTCCGAGAAGGCGGCCGAAGGCCATGCCGAGGAAGGGCACGGCGAAGAAGAGGGCCAGTTGCACCTGTCCATCGCCCAGATCGAGGCCGCCGGCGTGCAGCTGGCTGCCGCCGGCCCTCGTGAGTTGGGCACCGCCTTCAGCTTCCCGGGGGAAATCCGCTTTGACGAAGACCGCACTGCTCACGTGGTGCCGCGTGTACCCGGCGTGGTCGAGGCGGTGCAAGCCGAACTGGGCCAGGCGGTGAAGCGCGGCCAGGTACTGGCGGTGATCGCCAGCCAGCAGATTTCCGACCTGCGCAGCGAGCAACAGGCCGCCCAGCGCCGCTTTGAGCTGGCGCGCCTGACCTTCCAGCGCGAACAGCAGCTGTGGCAGGAACGCATCAGCGCCGAGCAGGATTACCTGCAGGCGCGCCAGGTACTGCAGGAGGCCGAGATTGCCTTGGCCAACGCCCGGCAGAAGGTCGCCGCCGTAGGCCCGGCCGGCGCTGGCAACCGCTATGAGCTGCGCGCACCGTTCGATGCAGTCGTGGTGGAAAAGCACCTGACTGTGGGCGAGGTGGTCGACGAGACCAGCAACGCGTTTACCTTGTCTGACCTGAGCCGGGTCTGGGCCACCTTCGCCGTGGCCCCGCGTGACCTGGACAAGGTGGTGACCTGCCGCAATGTCACGGTCAGCGCACCGGACCTGGGCGCTCAGGTCGAAGGCAAGGTCAACTACGTCGGCAGCCTGCTCGGCGAGCAGAACCGCGCCGCCACGGTCCGCGCCACCCTGGCCAACCCCAACGGCGCCTGGCGCCCCGGGCTGTTCGTCAATATCGCGGTCAGCGTCGAGCGCTTCAATGCCGCCGTTGTGGTGCCGGAGAGCGCCCTGCAAACCTGGGAAGAACAGACTGTTGTGTTTGCCCGCACCGAGGAAGGCTTCGAAGCCCGCCCGGTGAAGGCCGGCCGCCGCGACGCCGGCCATGTGGAAATTACCAGCGGCCTGGCGGCCGGTACCCAGGTGGCCGCCGCCGGCAGCTTTGTCCTCAAGTCGGAACTGGGCAAGGGCTCGGCCGAGCATAGCCATTGA